In the genome of Vicinamibacterales bacterium, the window GTAATAACCCGCGCGCGCTTCGCAATGTCCCCGACAGGCGCCAACGCTCGTCGGGCGAGCACGTACCCGCCGCCACCAGCCAGGCCCAAGGCAACCGGCAGGCCGAGCCCGAGGACCAGCAGGAGCCGGCGCAACTCCTCCTCGAGCGGCGCCACCGACCGGATGATGCGCACGACGACCGGCGTGCGCACTTGGCGCCCGCGCAGGCTCGTCAGTACGTGGAGGCCGTCGCACCCCGGCAGCAACCCTTCCTGCAGCGCGTGCGCCACCTTGGCCTCGTCTTCGACCACCAAAATCGTCCCGGTCACGGTAATAAGGATAGGCGGAGGCTGGCCCGGCCGAATCTTAAGTTTTCGTTAGGAACCGGCACGTGCGTGACGGCCCGTCTCATGCCCGAGCCAGCAGGGTCAGGCGGAGCCACGCAACGCGTAGGCGTACAGGGCATCGTACACAGGCCATTGCCCAACGAGACGTTCACCGTCACTGACACCGGTCAACGCGAATCCCATGCCAACGGCCCGACGATGAACCGCCTGATCAGCCAGGGGCATGCGACGCGGTCCCCGTGGACATCGCAGCGAGTAATCCACTTCATGACATTCGCCTCCAGCTTGACGTGTGGCGTAATGCTTGTTACTACTATGATGTGTGCAATGATACATCACAGGTAGGGCGGCGATCCAGCCCGGGCGGGACACAGCCGGGAATCGCGCTGTCCCGTGACGGCCGTCTGCTGTTTCTGACTCGGTTCATTCGTCTGTTCGGCTACGGGCTCATCTCGATCATCCTCGTCCTCTACCTGGCAGAGATTGGCGTGTCCGGACCGAGGATCGGGCTGCTGCTCACTCTGACACTGGTGGGCGACACGGTGATCTCGCTGTGGATCAGCACGAGGGCCGATCGAGCTGGCCGACGGCAGATGCTGGCGATCGGGGCGCTCCTGCTGGCTGGGGCCGGCGCCGTGTTTGGCGTCACCCAGACCTACTGGCTCCTGGTACTGGCTGCCACGATTGGCGTGATCAGTCCCAGCGGCAACGAGGTCGGGCCGTTCCTGTCCATCGAGCAGGCAGCGCTCGCTCACATCGTCGGCGACGGCGAGCGAACGGCCGTCTTTGCGCGGTACCACTTGGCTGGGTCCGTCGCGACGGCCCTGGGCGCGCTGGTCGCAGGGAGCGTCGTCTCTGGGTTGCAACGGTCCGGATGGTCGCCGCTCACCAGTTTCCGCGTCCTCATCGCGGTCTATGCTGGCCTGGGCGTGGTCCTGGCCGGCTTGTTCGCCCGGCTCACGCCGGCCGTCGAACTTCCGCCTGTTCGCGGCGTCGAGCGGCGCGCGCCCGTGCTGCTCGGG includes:
- a CDS encoding MFS transporter — translated: MCNDTSQVGRRSSPGGTQPGIALSRDGRLLFLTRFIRLFGYGLISIILVLYLAEIGVSGPRIGLLLTLTLVGDTVISLWISTRADRAGRRQMLAIGALLLAGAGAVFGVTQTYWLLVLAATIGVISPSGNEVGPFLSIEQAALAHIVGDGERTAVFARYHLAGSVATALGALVAGSVVSGLQRSGWSPLTSFRVLIAVYAGLGVVLAGLFARLTPAVELPPVRGVERRAPVLLGLHRSTQVVLKLSSLFALDAFGGGFVVQSIVVYWFHLRFGTLPSTLGAIFFGANLLAGASALAAVPLARRIGLIRTMVFTHIPSNLLLMLVPAMPTLPLSIAVFLLRCSISQMDVPTRQSYVMAVVAPDER